From Coriobacteriia bacterium:
CTCCACCTGGGTGTCTGAGTTGGCACCATAGGTGTTGACGAAGGCCAGGTTCTCGGACTGGTTGGACACGACCTCAGGCGTCAGCGTACTGTCGCCGTTGTCAGTCACGCGGACGACGATAGTGCGCTCGGAGTTGGTGTCGTTCGTGACGCCGGGAACAGCGCCGCTCTCGGTCACCTTGAAGGTGTAGTCAACGGTGGTAGCACCCGTGGACTTGAACGTGATGTTACCGAAGGCGAACGTGCCGTCGGTGTTCTGGATGGCACTCGAAGTCGGCAGGGTCACCGTGCTGTCCGCAATGGCAGCGTTGGTGGCATCGTTAGCACCCTCAAGCGTGAACGTCCACTGACGGCCGTTCAGCGGCACGTTGTTGTTTTCGCTGTCCCGGAGCGCCTTGGTGCCCGCGAGGTTCAGGGAACCATCGAGCTCACCCGTGGCGGCGTAGCTGTTCACGAACGGCACAACGGCAGTCGCAGAGGCATTCTGGGAGTTATACGTCTCAGTGCTATCGCCCTTGGTCACCGTGGTGACGGTGTAAATCTTACCGTTGGCCTGCTTGACCTCGATCGTCACCGTGGCAGACGGCGTGCCGTCATAAGTGTAGCCCGGCATGGAGGTCTCTGCGTCGTCGGGCTTCACCTCGGTCACCGTGTAGGTATAGGTCTTGTCGATGTCGGCCTCGGTGAACTCAAGGCTGCCGAGCTTGTCCATGGCAACAGGCGTGCCCATGGCGCCCTCGGGGTTGGAGAACGCAATGGTGTCAGCCTTTGCGTCGCCAAGCGCATCGAGCTTCGCCTGCGAATCGTTGTCGTTCGCGGTGATGGTGAAGTTGAACTTGCCCGCCTCAAGCGCACGGCCGTTCAGGGTCTTCGTCACCTGCAGGCCACCCTGCGCGCTGTAGGTGGTGGTGGCACCGAAGCTGTTGGTAAACGTCGAGCTCTGCTGTGCCTGGTCGACGCCCTCTGGGGAAGCCTGCGCAGTCAGCTTGGCATCGTTGTCGTCATCAGACACGACAATCTTCAGCGTGTAGGTATGACCGTCGTACGTCCAGCCCTCAGGTGCGCTGTTGGCGCCGGCCTCAGTCACCTGGAACGTATAGGTGCCCGTCTTGGTGAACGTGAGCTTGCTGAAGTCCACGGTCTTCTCGGCGCCCTTGGCCATGAAGGCATCGCCCTCGACACCCGTGGACGCGGTTGCCTTGTAACCGTTGTCCTTGGTCATGCCAGAGTTCTGGATGACGTTGGTGTCGATGGCCGTCTTGGTGGCGTCATCGGCAGCAACCATCTCGAACGTGAAGTGCTGCGTGGCGTCGAGGCCCGTCACCTTCTTGGTCACGCTCGGTGTGAAGGCGGCGTCGGTGGTCTCGTAGATGTTGGTAAAGCCAAGAGCCGTGGCGGGATCGAAAGCCTGGCCGTCCCTAGTAACAGCCACGTTCAGCTGACCATCGCCGTAACCGTCGGCATCGTTCTCGGTCACCGTAACGTCAAGGTAGATGGGCGCAGCGTTGTACTGGACACCCGCGGCCTTATCGGCGTCCGCGGGCACGACCTCACTCACCTTGAAGCGATAGGTACCCGCCTCGGTGAAGGTGACATTGTCGAAGGTAAAGTTGCCGTTTCCATCCGAGGTTGCAACCTCGGGCAGCGTCACCGTGGAAGCACTCCCGATAACGTTGTTGCTTGCATCAACCTGCTCGATCTTGAACTGGAAGCCGCTCAGACCACCGGTGTACTCGCTCTTGGTGGCGTTCACGGTCTTCGTGCCGCTCAGAGCCAGCGTACCCTCGGAAGCGTAGCTGTTCACGAAGTCGAGCGAAGCCGTCGCAGGGTCGCCCTGGTTCCACGTGCTATCAAACACTGTCTTGCCATCAGTTGCACCGGTGGCGTTCTGCATCCTCTTGATGACCGTGTGGATGGTCATGGTGCCGTCGCCGTTGTCGGTGGGCGTCACGAACATCTGATACACGGACTTGTCGTAGGTGTAACCGCCCTGCGTGCCCTGCACCTCATCGAATTGGATGACAAACGTCTTGCCGCTGTCAGCCTGGTTGAAGCTCAGCTGCTGAGCACCGTCCATCATGGTGACGGTCTCGTCCTCGTCGCCAGCCTTGCCAGGCACGGGAATGGTCGTGGCGCCGCCCGTCAGACCGATCTTGGCCGCAGTTTGCGCAGCAGTCGTGCCCGTGCCATCAAGCGCGGTCACATTGAACCGGAACTGGTTGGCAGCCATGCTGTGGCCGCTCAGCGTCTTGGTGAGCTGGAAGTCAACCGCACTGTCAAAATACTCGCTAGCGTTGTAGTAGTTGTTGAAGGTGCCGAAGGAAATCATCGGCGTCCTAGCTTCGAGCTTACCCGTGCCACGGTCGTCTACGGTAACGCTAATGAGCGCAACGTCTTTGGTGTAGGTAATGCCGTCTTTAACCCAGCCGGTATCGGTTTCGGTCGCATCGGCAGGATGCTGCTCACTCACGCTATAGACATAGGTGCCGGCCTTGGCAAACGTCAAGCCGCCGAAACCAAACGCAACGGACGTACCGCTCGCCGTGCCGGCGAGGTTGCCATCTCCATTCAGCGTCACGCTCGTGACGGTGTCGCCATTCGCGTTTTTAGGCATCGGCATCGCGTCGAAATCGGCGCCGCTGGTCCGGCCGTCATAGCTCACCTTCTCAATATCGAAGGCGAAGGTGTCGTTTGCCGTCCAGGAACGACCGCTGAAGACCTTATTCAATTCGGGGGTTACGGGGTCGGACGGCGCAGGAACGTAGCGGTTCGTAAACGCCGCAACCGTCACGGCAGCGCCCGTAGCATCGTTGTTCTCGTCAACGGGAACAATAGTGTGCTCAAGATCAAGGGTGCCATTGCCGTTGTCGGTTACCGCAATGGTCAGCTTGTAGCGCGTGTCGTCATAGGTGACGCCCGCCAACTTGTCGGCATCGCCATCTGCCGGCTCAACCTCATCAATAATATAGGTGAAGGTATCGCCCGCATCGGCCTGCGTGAAGGTCAGGCTCGAGAGTTTGCCCCTCATGCGCTCCGCGGTGCCTGCAGCGGCGCCCGTCACGGTGCTGAACGCGGCATCGCCGGCAGGAACATCGTGGCCTGCGGCATCAAGCGCTTCAATGGTGAAGTCGAATTCGTTAGCACCCATGGCGCGACCCGTAAGCGTCTTGCTTACCGTGATGCCGCCAAAGGTCTGGGTGGCCCTGTACGTATTCGTGAAGGCGGCAAGATCAGCCTGGCCACGATCGGCCTCGGTCAGGCCGTCCGAATTATCGAACGTGCGGCTGGCCACACGCAGATTACCCGTGTGCAAAACGGTGCCGTCCGCAGACGTATCGTTCACCACGTAGGTCACGTAAGCATCATGCGTGTCATACGTCAGGCCATTGCCGTCGGTGCCATTCTCGTGAATCTTGAACGTGTAGGTGCCTGCCTTGGTGAATGTAGGCTGACCAAAGGTGGCAACGCCAACCTTATCGTTGCCATCGCCCGTTACCGTAGCCGTAGCGGCAAGACCGGTCGCACCATCCGTGGGACCAGCAGTCTGTTCAAGCGTGAACACAAAGGTCTCGCCATTAGCCAGGTTACGGCCGTCCATGGTCTTTCGAACCTGCAGCGCATCATGCGCAGGCGTCGGATTCACGTCATAGCTGTTTGAGAAGGGGATGCGTTCAGCAGTGGCAGAACCGTCGCTCTGAACCACCGTTTCGCCCGCAGCGTTTTTATAGGTAATGTGCGTCCAGGTTGTCTGAGTACCGTCGTCGGCCTCATCAACGCCCACCTCGACCTCAGCGGTATACACCTCGTTATCATAGGTTACGCCACGATAGACCCAGTGGCCGTCAACCATCTTTGCTTCGGACGGCATGCCCGCATCTAGCGGACTTCCGTCAAGCTTGCCATTGGTCGTGGGCTGCTGCTCGTACAACTTATAGATGTAATGGTCGCCATCCATGGCATTCGTAAACGGCACAGAACCCCACGCAACCGAGCTGCCAATGTGGCCCACGATGGCCCCTCCGGCATTAGCGGGCATGGGAATGTCCGTGATGTCCACCGCGTTGCCGCCGTGCGTGCCGCTTACCGCTTCAAGCACGAACCTGAATTGATTGTCACCAAGCGCCGGGCGGCTGCCCGAATTGTCGGTCCAGTTCTTCGTCGCCAGGAAGTTGGTGTTCTGCACGGTGCTCTGGAACGTGTTGGTGATGTTGGCAACATCGGCATCAACGTGGACATCCGCACTGTCGTCATCTACTTCCATATACATATCGGAAGCGTTTTGGTCGATAGACAGCGTGCCGTCGCCGTTATCTACCACAACGACGATCGCATGATACACAGCGCTGGAGTAGTCCACGCCCGCACGCCAATCGGAATCGTCCTTGCTAGGCGATTCTTCCGATACGTGATAGACGTAGGTGCCAGGCTTGGCGTATTCAATGGCACCAAAGCCGAAGGCGTCGGCATTTGCCACCGTCTGGTGCTTCACGCCAGCGTCCGAACCTCCAGGCATGGGGACATCTGCCACAGCAACAGGATTATTGTTCACATCGCGGCTACCCGAACCATCGGTGCCGCCGCCAACAGCTTCAAGCACAAAGTCGAAGGTGGCACCGTCCCAATCCATGGGCGTATTGGTGTCGAGGTTCGTGAAGGTCTTCTGCGCCTGGATGCCGTCGGTCAAATCGATGGGTTCCACGGTGTAGTTATTGGTAAAGCTTGCCTGGGCGGGCGTGGTGGAAGAAATCGTGCCCGTGTCGCCCGACTTCTCGGAGTTGGTCCAACCTTCGCCCTGCGGCAGACTCTCGGTCACCGTGTAGCTCGCGCCATCGTTCAGGCCCGTTATGATCAGCGTTTCGCCGTCTTTGAGGCTTTGGCTACGGCTGCCGTTGCCATCAAGCGGGAAATCGAACGTGGAGCTCACAACAGCACCGCCGTTAGTGCGTACAACCTGAGCCTTCACCGTTTGGTTAGCCATACCGTCAACATGAACGGTGAAATTGAAGCTCTTGGCGTTATCGCCTTCCGTGAACTGAGTCTTGTCCAGGCCGTCATCAACCGTCACGGTCTTGCTCACATGGAGCTCGCCCGGCAGCTCAACGAACAGCTTACCGTTGTTGCCCAGCTTGGTGTTAATGGTCGAAGCATTGAAGGCCTTGACATTCCACTGAGGGTCGGCGGTGTTGGAGGCCGTGCTGGTGTTGTTCTTCGCCTTTGCATCATGTAGGTCACGGATGTGCGACAGGCGCGGAGCGCCAGCAGCCAGATAGTAAGAACCGTCGGAGCTGCCCGTATTGATTATGAATCCATCGGTAACGCCCTCGGCAAACGTGGAAACGGGGAAAAAGGACACTACCTCTTGCGCCTTACCCACGTTCTCCTGATAGAACGTTTCCTTGTAATAGAGAATGCTGGTCTCTTCGTTGCCATACCTATTCCAGTTATCTTCCGTCAAAGGCCTCGTGCAGGCTTCATCCATATACAGAGGCGTGTTTTCCTGCACGTAGTAATACGCGTTGTTCTTGGCAGGCGAGAACGACGAGATGGTGGCGCCATCTTCTCCGCCGTTGTACAGGTTGGACAAGAAGCTCACGGTCTTCTTGCCGCCCTGTTCAACAGTATGGTTCTCGATATAGCTTTGCAGCGCAGCATCGGCCGAAGCGTCTTTGATCGCTTTAGCAGCATCGTCTTTAAGGCTCACGCCATAGAACGCGCGAATGGGATACGCGGCAGAAACGCCATCCCACGTCACATTGTCGTCCTTATCGACGCTTGCTTGATAATTGCGCAGCGGAAGCAGGCTGGCAGGGATGGTCACCGTAACCGTGTCGCCTTCGGCAAGGGTGGCGGATTTCGTCACGCGCACCTCGATATTCGCCATGTTGCCTTCGGTGAATATGCCGTCGGGGTCGGAAACTTCACCCTCGAAAACATACCTGGTGGTGTTTTCGTCCACTTTCTCGGTGCGTACGGGCGTAAATTGCTTGTTCGCATACACGATGCTCTTGAAGCTGTCCACTTCCATGTATTCACCGAGCTGGTCGGTGAAGGTGAGGGTGCCCTCGGCACCGCCCGAGGCGGCAACGGGAGATTCCGAAGTTTCGGTTTGAAGTTCGCCGGCAATGTCGGTGAAAATCTGCGAGAGCTGGTCGGCGTTTTCGGCGGCGCGGTAATAATCGCGCGTGCCCGCAGGGCTACCAAGATTATCGAATGATTGAGCATAGGGGTACTTGCTGGACATAGCGTTCATGTAAGCATTGAACTTGCCGGAGGCCGAAGCGTCCGGACTGGTCTCGTCGGGGTTGGCGCCGTCGAACACGCCGATAGTATACGTAAGCGTGTCCTTGGCATTCAAAGCCGATGCCTGCTGAATAGCGGCGTTGGCAATGTCGTCAACAAAGCCGGAGCCATTGTTCGGCTCGCCGTCGGTGAAGAAGATGACGACCTTCTGGGCGTCAGTGCGAGCGCGCTGGTCAAGTTGGTTGGCCGCAAGCGTCATACCGTAATCAGCACGCGTTGAACCCGCCGCCACAAGAGCGTTAACCCGATTCTTCAGATTGTTTGCATTGCTCGAATCGTATGCAGCAAGATTGCTGACCGTTTGAGAATAGTTGACAGTCGAGCCGTCGCTGGGGTCGGTATAAGTATTGTTGCCAACAGTGGTGCTCTGGTTGTTGGCGAATTTCACAACCGAAATTCGGTGTTTGAGATCGTTATCGGCGATATCGTCGTTTTCCTGAGCGGTTGTATCAATGAAACCGTTAACGGCCTCCTGCAGCGCGGACATCTTGGAGTTGGTAACTTGATAGAAAGTGGTGTAGGTGGGAGTAGCGCTTCCCCAATCCGGGCGACCATTTCTATTGTAGGGCCAATACCACGTTTGGTTGTCTTGGCACCACCAAGCACCGGTACTGTGGTAGTACACCTCTCGATATGTACCGTTATCATTGATCCAATACTTATCCGTAGAATTCGTCGAAACGCTATTCGCGGCAACCTGAGAATACTGCGGAGTGCCCATGGGGTCGTTCATGGAGCCCGACACATCGAGCACGAGCACGATATCGAGGGGCTTGGTAACTTCGTTCGTGATCGTGGACATCGAGGAGAGCGCGGAGAGGCCGACGAGGAAATCGGAGTTGCCCTTCGCTACGCTGAAGGCGCCATCACCCGTCAGACTGGCATCGCCATCAAGAACAGTCTTGTCGGTCCAGATGCGGCCGATATTCTGAGTGGAGGCCGAGCCGGGCGTCAGGTGCTCAGCCCAGCCTGTCAGGGTATTGCCGTCCACCACGGTATCGACCGTATCCCCTGCAGCGGCGGGGGACACACCGGCGTCGGGGTTGGAGGTCGCGCTATCGGAGGCGGCGGAGGGGGCCGAGCCCGTCACGGTACCGTCAGCGTTCGGGGCTGTGCCGTCGGCCGTGCCAGCCGTGGCATCGGACGATCCCTCGCCCGCGGCAGCGCCGTCGGCCTCGCCGGTGGGTGTCGAGGTGCCACCGTTGCCGTTGGCGTCACCAGCGTCACCCTGACCAGCCTCGGGAGTCACGCCCTCGGCGGCAACAGGAGAGTCGCCAGCAGCACCTTCGTCAGCAAGGGCCGCGCTCAGGTGCATCGTGCTGGCAAGGGCCATCGCGACACAGAGAGCTATTGCAACGAACGCGCAGATTAGAGAGCGGCGCTGAGACATACGGCAACCCCCCCCCTGGCCAAAACGGGAGTCACGGCGCGCGCGTTCTCATCACACGCGTGCTGAGCGGCGTCATCAAGACGGCCCGCCTCATACGCCGCACGTGCTGGGGTCTCATCAACCCCCCGTGCGCTTCCCACATCCAAAGCTTCGAGTCGACGGTTAAACATGGCACTCCTCCGAAGGTACCGATTCATACATAGTTGCCACAATAAGAGTCGACTCCACCAACGTCAACACTGCTGGTACATCTGTTGCTCAGTTGTTGCAGTTGTTGTTCTTTGGGCTTCACGGGTACTTCTAGCTGCAGCTTTCGCGCCATTACAACGCAGTGGGTTGTGGTGCCACAGCATGAACGATGAGTTTTATGGAACAAGTGCTCTCGGTTTGCTGAAGGCCATTTTCAGTTCATCACGCAAGCGTCATGATCCCATATGACATCACGCCGCCTAAGACAAACCACGCCGTCACAGTCGGAACGGCAGTGCCCCGCAAAACGCAACTAATATATATAAGAAGTCGCTCAAGCCACGAGACACGGGGCGACGAGGGGTCACAGGCACCGCGTGATACCGAGATGATACCGACGTGATAAAGAGAATTCTCGGGATCTCCGAAGCACCTGGCAGGAAAACCGCAGGTCAGAGGAGTACGTGCTTAGCATGGCTCCCCTTGGACAGGGTGAAATGTTCCTGAGTGATAAAGAGAACGAGCATCCCGCCCGCACGCCACCTCTGCTACGCCCAGGCGGGAATGTAGCGGCGATACTTCGTGCCCGCCGCCTCGTCCTCCTCCTTGATGATGCCGTCGTCGCAGCACTCGCGTATCAGCCGCGACATCGCGACCGAGCTCGTCTTCGAATCATCCAGGCCAAAACGCTCCCTCAGAGACTGATTGCCCATCGGTTCGTCCTGGGCATAGGACAGGCAGGCATGCCAATAGACGGCGTCTTTGCGCTCGGCCTTCGTCATACGCGCGTAGGCCCGTCCTCCGAACAGCGTAACCTCGGTGCCGAGCCCATCCTCGCTGCGTACCTGCGGCGCCGGCATATGGAGCGCCTCGCATGCCGCAACCGTGAGGTCCCAGCCCGAACCGCCCTCCTCGCACAGTCCCATCTGGCGCAGGCACCTGACGAGCGCCCCGTTTCTCGTCTTGGGCTGGTCGTTCAGCATCCTCTCGACAGGGATGAGCGTCGTCCCAGGGTTGGAAAACTTAACGCGGTTCTCGTAGATCCAAACAACGGGACCGCATGTCATGTCGGAAAGATCCTGGTGGATAACCATGTTGGAAAGCAGCTCTCGCACCGCCCTTTGCGGATACTCCGAGCGAATGCGTCGGAATGCCCCGTCGACACCTTCGGTCGCAGGCGTCATCGACATGATGTGGCGCTCGGCCTCGGGAAGCGAAAGCGCGTATCCCTTGTCAAACGTCACATCGTCAGTGATGTCCAGTCCGGAGGCCCCGGAAAATCGCACGACACGCAGGGCCTTGCTGCGCAGCGACCGGAAAGAACCGAGGTCCCTCGCCATGAGCAGCGCCCCGAGATTCGTTATGGCGTGGCGCCCATTGTCCTGCAGCTTGATAAGGCCCTGCTCTTCGAGCGCCTTCCACACGGCGCCCGGATCGCCGGGACGCCTCACGCGCAGCAACTCGAAATAGGCTGGAACATCGAGCAGCCCCTCAATCTCGTCGGCAGTTACGTCCTTTTCGGCGATCAGGCCTTCAAAATTGCCCGACTGCAGCCGACGCCAAAGCTCGGCCTCCTTCGCGGAGCCAGGTTCGAGGCGAGTCGTGCTGCTTCCCTCGCGGATATACGCCATGCCATTCCAATAAACAGGCTGGCCGAGAGCAGCCCGTATCTTGAGAATCACAAATGCAAGGCCGCCCGCCTCAGCCGACTCGAACTCGTACGACGCATTCTGCGAAACGAATCGCCTGAGCCAGATGAGCAGGTCCTGGTTGCCTTTCGCCTTCTTGGTCAGAGGGTCAAACGAAGTACCCACGAGATGCCTTGTCGCATCATCCACACCCCAGATTTTATAGCCCCACTCTCTGCCATTGAACGCGGCCGCGTTGGCAAGCGCCGAGATGTCTCGCCCGATACGCTCGGGGTCGGCGTTGGCGTCCTTGAATTCCAGCCATTCCGTCTCCGCCGGGTATCCGATGAGAGAATAGATCAGCTCCATGGGACTGGCCTCACCCATACGATCCCTCCGACACGCGTTGCCAAGAAAGCGGGGTGGCAATGCCTCCCCAGCGGTTTTTGATACCGAGATGATACTGAGATGATAAAGAGAAGGCAAAGAGAATCTTGGGCAGACACGGGAAAAGCGTGACGGAAACTGCAGGTCAGAGAGGTATATGTCGATCGGGTCGCCCTGGAAATGGGGCGAAATGTTCCTGAGTGATAAAGAGAAGTGATCGCGGCGGGACCTGAGGGCGGAATTTGGGCGCGGCATTGTCCCGCCGCATCTACCCAGATTCGGACGCGTCCGTGATAATCAGAGGCAAGCTCCGCGAGAAGGCTCCGCTCACTCGCAGGCAGCCCGTCACGCACAGACCACTGGGAGGCTCCCATGCTCGCATCGCGTCGCTCGTTTCTTGTTGGGGCCGCCGTCTCTGTGGCGTCCGCCGTTGCGCCCCTCGGATCCGCGATGGCGACCGAGCGAGACCGCGAGAGCCTCGACGCCTCGCAGTGGAGAGACGCCACCTCGCCTGCCCGCAGCACTGCGCCCGACTACGCTGACGCCGCGAGCTGGGTGTACTGGGACGACGTTGCCGACCCCGCCCGGCTCGAGGGCGCCGGTGGCTCTGCTGCCGCCAAGGACGCCGACCTGTTCATCGTCTGCCCCACGGTCGCGTCGGGCGGCGACGAGGGCGCGCCGAACATGGCGCTCGACGACGCCCGCGACCGCGCAAACTTCCTCGGCGCGCTCAACATGGAGCTCGGCATCTACGACGCCCACTGCCGCGTCTTCGCCCCCTACTACCGGCAGGCCACGCTCTCCGCTTACGGCGACGGCCCCGCACTCGACGGCGCGCTCGCCCTTGCCTACGAGGACATCCGCGCAGCCTTCGAGCGCTTCCTCGCCGAGCGCCCCTCCGGCCCGCTCGTGCTCGCCGGATTCTCGCAGGGCGCCGACCTGGCCATCCGGCTCGTGCGCGACTACTTTGGCGCCGCCGACCTGCGCGAACGTCTCGTCGCGTGCTACGCCCTGGGCTGGCGGCTCACGCAGGAGGAGTGCGACGCGTGCCCCTGGCTGCGCGCCGCCGCCGGCGAACTCGACACCGGCGTCGTCGTCACGTTCAACTCCGA
This genomic window contains:
- a CDS encoding putative DNA binding domain-containing protein → MPRPNSALRSRRDHFSLSLRNISPHFQGDPIDIYLSDLQFPSRFSRVCPRFSLPSLYHLSIISVSKTAGEALPPRFLGNACRRDRMGEASPMELIYSLIGYPAETEWLEFKDANADPERIGRDISALANAAAFNGREWGYKIWGVDDATRHLVGTSFDPLTKKAKGNQDLLIWLRRFVSQNASYEFESAEAGGLAFVILKIRAALGQPVYWNGMAYIREGSSTTRLEPGSAKEAELWRRLQSGNFEGLIAEKDVTADEIEGLLDVPAYFELLRVRRPGDPGAVWKALEEQGLIKLQDNGRHAITNLGALLMARDLGSFRSLRSKALRVVRFSGASGLDITDDVTFDKGYALSLPEAERHIMSMTPATEGVDGAFRRIRSEYPQRAVRELLSNMVIHQDLSDMTCGPVVWIYENRVKFSNPGTTLIPVERMLNDQPKTRNGALVRCLRQMGLCEEGGSGWDLTVAACEALHMPAPQVRSEDGLGTEVTLFGGRAYARMTKAERKDAVYWHACLSYAQDEPMGNQSLRERFGLDDSKTSSVAMSRLIRECCDDGIIKEEDEAAGTKYRRYIPAWA
- a CDS encoding DUF3089 domain-containing protein → MLASRRSFLVGAAVSVASAVAPLGSAMATERDRESLDASQWRDATSPARSTAPDYADAASWVYWDDVADPARLEGAGGSAAAKDADLFIVCPTVASGGDEGAPNMALDDARDRANFLGALNMELGIYDAHCRVFAPYYRQATLSAYGDGPALDGALALAYEDIRAAFERFLAERPSGPLVLAGFSQGADLAIRLVRDYFGAADLRERLVACYALGWRLTQEECDACPWLRAAAGELDTGVVVTFNSEAPEVTTSLMVPAGTRTLAINPLSWVTTSDLAPAALNLGACFTDYDGVITREIPQLCGARIDPERGTLKVSGVSPEDYPAGLSLFEDGVYHLYDYQFFYRNLQENVEKRLAAYAEGR